A stretch of the Deltaproteobacteria bacterium genome encodes the following:
- a CDS encoding NAD(P)-dependent oxidoreductase, translated as MRNWRVMSEQTFQHCVLFGGTGFIGSHFASHLLSTGMGEKVWLVDFRPTQPSTWPIPLQEAFQQGRVQVLTLDVRQPIAHAQLPSQAHLVVNLAAVHREPGHEPEEYFATNLPGAEHVCAWAEQVQCSTIIFTSSIAPYGPTEERKDETSLPVPISPYGASKLTAEKIHLAWQRAEKGRRLTIVRPGVVFGPGEGGTLPV; from the coding sequence AACAAACTTTTCAGCATTGTGTGTTGTTTGGCGGAACAGGCTTTATTGGATCCCATTTCGCTTCGCATCTCTTGTCGACCGGGATGGGAGAGAAGGTCTGGTTGGTAGATTTTCGTCCAACGCAACCGTCGACGTGGCCTATACCACTCCAAGAGGCTTTCCAGCAAGGACGAGTGCAGGTGCTCACCTTGGATGTCCGGCAGCCCATTGCCCATGCCCAACTCCCCTCTCAAGCCCACCTCGTAGTAAACCTCGCTGCCGTGCATCGTGAACCAGGACACGAGCCTGAGGAATATTTCGCCACCAACTTACCAGGAGCAGAGCACGTCTGTGCCTGGGCCGAACAGGTGCAGTGTTCGACCATTATTTTTACTAGCAGTATTGCACCATATGGACCGACAGAGGAGCGAAAAGACGAAACCTCACTACCTGTGCCAATTTCTCCTTATGGCGCGTCAAAATTAACAGCAGAAAAGATTCATCTCGCCTGGCAGCGTGCTGAGAAGGGCCGGCGGCTGACAATCGTGCGTCCTGGCGTCGTCTTCGGTCCTGGGGAGGGGGGAACGTTACCCGTATGA